The following proteins are co-located in the Ailuropoda melanoleuca isolate Jingjing chromosome 13, ASM200744v2, whole genome shotgun sequence genome:
- the LOC105234998 gene encoding CMRF35-like molecule 7 isoform X2: MWLLPVLFLPVVQGSSVLVAVPNAVSGPARGSLTVQCRYEPGWETYSKWWCREVESSKCYILVQTNGSEQEVKDDRVSIKDDQKLRTFTVTMEELRWDDADTYWCGIERSGPNPAAKVKVTVDPVPLSGFGSKSMLVSLNGFGIVSSFPMSWNFFVDRAVSLWPRVGALREVVVSGC, encoded by the exons GCTCATCTGTCCTTGTAGCAGTGCCCAATGCAGTGAGCGGCCCAGCGCGGGGCTCACTGACCGTGCAGTGTCGCTATGAACCCGGGTGGGAGACCTACAGTAAGTGGTGGTGTCGAGAAGTCGAGTCGTCAAAATGCTATATCCTCGTTCAAACCAATGGATCAGAGCAGGAAGTGAAGGATGACCGAGTGTCCATCAAGGACGATCAGAAATTGCGCACATTCACTGTGACCATGGAGGAGCTCAGGTGGGACGATGCAGACACTTACTGGTGTGGGATTGAGAGAAGTGGACCTAACCCTGCGGCCAAAGTTAAAGTGACCGTTGACCCAG TGCCCTTGTCAGGCTTTGGCAGCAAGAGTATGCTAGTCTCATTAAACGGATTTGGGATTGTATCCTCTTTTCCTATGTCCTGGAATTTTTTTGT TGACCGTGCAGTGTCACTATGGCCCAGGGTGGGAGCCCTACGTGAAGTCGTGGTGTCCGGATGCTGA
- the LOC105234998 gene encoding CMRF35-like molecule 7 isoform X1: MWLLPVLFLPVVQGSSVLVAVPNAVSGPARGSLTVQCRYEPGWETYSKWWCREVESSKCYILVQTNGSEQEVKDDRVSIKDDQKLRTFTVTMEELRWDDADTYWCGIERSGPNPAAKVKVTVDPVTVQCHYGPGWEPYVKSWCPDADLNNCAILVLTTGSRLRKNELSINQKKHTFSMAIWGE, encoded by the exons GCTCATCTGTCCTTGTAGCAGTGCCCAATGCAGTGAGCGGCCCAGCGCGGGGCTCACTGACCGTGCAGTGTCGCTATGAACCCGGGTGGGAGACCTACAGTAAGTGGTGGTGTCGAGAAGTCGAGTCGTCAAAATGCTATATCCTCGTTCAAACCAATGGATCAGAGCAGGAAGTGAAGGATGACCGAGTGTCCATCAAGGACGATCAGAAATTGCGCACATTCACTGTGACCATGGAGGAGCTCAGGTGGGACGATGCAGACACTTACTGGTGTGGGATTGAGAGAAGTGGACCTAACCCTGCGGCCAAAGTTAAAGTGACCGTTGACCCAG TGACCGTGCAGTGTCACTATGGCCCAGGGTGGGAGCCCTACGTGAAGTCGTGGTGTCCGGATGCTGATTTGAATAACTGCGCCATCCTTGTCCTAACCACTGGATCACGGTTGAGGAAGAACGAGCTGTCCATCAATCAGAAAAAGCACACGTTCTCCATGGCCATTTGGGGCGAGTAA